The following proteins come from a genomic window of Elgaria multicarinata webbii isolate HBS135686 ecotype San Diego chromosome 10, rElgMul1.1.pri, whole genome shotgun sequence:
- the NWD2 gene encoding NACHT and WD repeat domain-containing protein 2 translates to MWPSGAAGKLPGPRDSALRRAAFSGNLSALPLHLAPSGRSVRVFISANPEDTVAERSALREHVYPKLREFCRENYGLEFQVIDLYWGVEPEEWDSPDLQKTRMRLLEDCLKTSAGPCFVGLLGEKYGSIRIPGEVESSEFEMILDAAIEAKLETRILEEWYCRDENAVPPTYYLKPKSDMLKSNPNMMEASSNPVSESKWQEIAEEIKMMFKTAVTILYEKGKMKHSQAKRYLSSAIEDEFDFALGKQTPAFLKKCVCYIRKIANIERFVKIPEMEKYMDVLHSGGKFLRDPEALEKLTKLRDEFVPTIVASSNLRVYTSVTHCDIKYGYTQEVENHYIEGLGKQLYEDMVDIIQATLQQNFEIETDWLYDEVLQHSSLCRTYSSFYEYRCDARNIMHKYILPRKMGHINPLIVYGGPCTGKTFLLAEVAKKAYAWLKEEMGPESDPVVVIRFLGSTEMSTDLRNLLQSICEQLAINYRCLVQSYPKKIHDLRDLFINLLNESSFHRPLVMIFDTLEQLSDNDDARKLWWLPIHLPRSVRIILSTLPNKHGILQKLRCLIHDENNYIELTSRDRKMCSQVLKQQLLQIKRKVTSGQQIYVNEAFSKCTLPMFVNLTFREVRNWRSHKDVDESSLCVTVHDSIEQMFWSLENSCGPRLLSRALGYITMSKSGLSEIELEDILALDNTVMFELNESIRQHNPLRIPYVYIARLKEGLTGYLIERQVKNVTLLVWANRHLHLIAQKMYLHNEEDVHEMHTVMAEYFLGVWSGGRRKSLYSEDQYLNGCLDSDSRSMNDEEKHIVDHINFDRQSPDQPWVFQCNPLEPDIFFVNHRKMTELLHHLTRCGKTDDMLYGIIMNFSWLYTMIKIGQFDKALSDVELAYNFSQEKELKFLATTLRSIKYKVIKYPGTLSAELQQRLLPVVSSLPKLRQLLLECDKDGPKYCSIVPLHSSMDVTYSPERLPLSSSCTQVTEILPTFNQSTVIVALENGSISSWDVETRQLLRQITTAQSVILGMKLTSDEKYLVVATTKNTLLIYDNVNSCLLSEVEIKGSKHGGIGVGSSFINGFTLSVNHALSWLEASKDITVIDLLYGWPLYQFHCWYEVTCVQCSPDGMYAFCGQYLNTASIFHLGSGDKLATVTSEFSGGFVKFLLVLDTAQEMVMVDNEGGLSIWNTEEIANPQLTDDFDCKRGDSEFVSIELAEDQSAILICKSLSIELLHTGIWKVAEKFRAKHNERFVSAVLSKNGDCIVASIENTSAIFVWRRDTGQCMASLQEISGNIVKLIKSNHHNMLLSLSTSGVLSIWDIDIITAMSNIDKTGKPIQRLVLPAKGEVIYTLDGTEAIHKWNFGTGFIEAVFKHESLVENCVLTSNGKLMITSDDKCSQYVWQTGSGENLFRINGQRICQLLITHNDQFVVSLCEQNASRVWRLATGHRVCNILVALQNAFITTANTFVVGMTKNKVLAVSLWTGSITKKFCCDDGITIVDIKLIPDCPDIVVFITSTETVNIWSLTEEVICRRVQLPNTFLKTLEDFEISPNGKLGIISRGDENINILDLHSGKLRVVHASGVIWRQRLSQDGRYLVYICFRTGEEDDDNGAVSILIVMRLADGKNIGACSLYKTPTSLALSQRHLNIIVGFEDGSIGTYTVVDRVDAALKIKIATSNSRQIFNNATQVIRPKCHNYSFKVTADCIWRESTEVFARDSPITVTDPEASEATPTKKHNYCYDKVCSAIDCRGHGFTADN, encoded by the exons GGCCTTCTGGGAGAAAAATATGGAAGTATCCGAATCCCAGGAGAAGTGGAATCATCAGAGTTCGAAATGATTCTGGATGCTGCTATTGAGGCAAAGCTGGAAACAAGGATTTTGGAGGAGTGGTATTGCAGAGATGAAAATGCAGTGCCACCCACATATTACCTCAAGCCAAAATCTGATATGCTGAAGAGCAATCCCAATATG atggAAGCATCTTCAAACCCTGTCAGCGAGAGCAAATGGCAGGAGATAGCAGAAGAAATTAAGATGATGTTTAAGACAGCTGTGACGATCCTGTATGAAAAGGGGAAAATGAAACACAGTCAAGCAAAGAGATATCTCTCCTCTG CTATCGAAGATGAATTTGATTTTGCCTTAGGAAAGCAAACTCCAGCTTTCCTAAAGAAATGTGTTTGCTACATTCGGAAGATTGCAAACATCGAACGTTTTGTTAAGATTCCAGAGATGGAGAAATACATGGATGTACTTCATTCAGGTGGAAAGTTTCTGCGGGACCCAGAAGCACTTGAGAAACTCACCAAACTCAGGGATGAATTTGTTCCTACCATTGTCGCTTCATCTAATTTGAGAGTCTACACTTCTGTTACACATTGCGACATCAAATACGGTTACACCCAAGAAGTGGAGAACCACTACATTGAAGGCCTTGGCAAACAGCTCTATGAAGACATGGTTGATATAATCCAAGCAACCCTGCAGCAGAATTTTGAAATAGAGACAGACTGGCTCTATGATGAAGTCCTTCAACATTCCTCACTATGTAGAACCTACTCTTCATTCTATGAGTACAGATGTGATGCTAGGAATATTATGCACAAATACATTCTACCTAGGAAAATGGGCCACATTAATCCTCTGATCGTATATGGAGGACCATGCACtggaaaaacatttttattagcaGAAGTTGCAAAGaag GCTTATGCTTGGCTGAAGGAAGAAATGGGACCTGAATCTGACCCTGTAGTAGTTATAAGGTTTTTGGGATCCACAGAGATGAGTACAGACCTTAGGAATCTGCTTCAAAGTATTTGCGAACAGTTAGCAATTAACTATAGATGCCTCGTACAAAGCTACCCCAAAAAAATCCACGACCTCCGGGACTTGTTTATAAACCTGTTGAATGAGTCTTCATTTCATAGACCTCTGGTTATGATATTTGATACCCTAGAGCAGCTTTCAGACAACGATGATGCTAGGAAGTTATGGTGGCTCCCTATTCATCTGCCCCGTTCGGTGCGAATTATCTTGTCAACACTGCCGAACAAACATGGAATACTGCAAAAATTGAGGTGCCTTATACATGATGAGAATAATTATATCGAGCTGACTTCTAGGGACAGAAAGATGTGCAGTCAAGTTCTTAAGCAACAACTGCTTCAAATTAAGAGGAAAGTAACATCAGGGCAACAAATCTATGTCAATGAAGCTTTTTCCAAATGCACACTGCCTATGTTTGTAAACTTAACCTTCAGAGAAGTCCGAAACTGGAGATCTCACAAAGATGTTGATGAGTCTTCTCTTTGTGTTACTGTTCATGATAGCATAGAGCAAATGTTCTGGTCTCTAGAGAACAGCTGTGGGCCAAGGCTTTTGTCACGAGCCCTTGGTTATATCACCATGTCCAAATCTGGTCTGAGTGAAATAGAATTGGAAGATATTTTAGCTCTTGACAACACAGTTATGTTTGAACTAAATGAGAGCATTAGGCAACATAACCCATTAAGGATACCGTATGTCTACATTGCAAGACTGAAAGAAGGACTAACTGGATACCTGATAGAAAGGCAAGTTAAAAATGTTACCCTACTAGTGTGGGCAAACAGGCACCTGCACCTTATTGCACAAAAGATGTATCTTCACAATGAAGAAGATGTTCACGAAATGCATACTGTGATGGCTGAGTATTTTCTGGGTGTTTGGTCAGGAGGTAGAAGGAAATCTCTTTACAGTGAAGATCAATATCTGAACGGTTGTCTTGACAGCGACAGTAGGAGCATGAACGATGAGGAGAAGCACATCGTAGACCACATAAATTTTGATAGGCAGTCACCTGATCAGCCTTGGGTGTTCCAGTGTAATCCTTTGGAGCCTGACATCTTTTTTGTCAACCACAGGAAAATGACAGAGCTTTTGCACCACTTAACACGATGTGGGAAAACAGATGACATGCTGTATGGCATCATTATGAACTTCAGCTGGCTTTACACGATGATCAAAATTGGGCAGTTTGACAAAGCCCTCTCTGACGTGGAGTTGGCCTATAACTTCTCACAAGAAAAAGAGCTGAAGTTTCTTGCAACCACACTCCGTAGCATTAAATACAAAGTGATAAAATATCCAGGCACCCTCTCTGCTGAGTTGCAGCAGAGGCTCCTTCCAGTTGTTAGTTCCCTGCCTAAATTGAGACAGCTTCTTCTGGAATGTGACAAAGATGGGCCTAAATACTGCTCCATCGTTCCATTGCATTCTTCTATGGATGTGACTTATAGCCCTGAGAGATTGCCTTTATCCTCCAGTTGCACTCAAGTCACAGAAATCCTGCCTACCTTTAATCAAAGTACAGTCATTGTAGCTCTAGAAAATGGCTCTATCAGTAGCTGGGATGTAGAGACTCGGCAGCTACTAAGGCAAATTACAACGGCTCAGTCAGTAATCTTGGGCATGAAGCTTACAAGTGATGAGAAATACCTTGTAGTGGCCACAACGAAAAACACACTGTTGATTTATGACAACGTAAATTCCTGCCTTTTGTCTGAGGTAGAGATTAAGGGATCAAAGCATGGTGGAATTGGTGTGGGGTCCAGTTTTATAAATGGATTTACACTGTCTGTAAACCATGCACTTTCTTGGCTTGAAGCTAGCAAAGACATTACAGTGATCGATCTACTTTATGGATGGCCACTTTATCAATTCCACTGCTGGTATGAAGTGACTTGTGTCCAGTGTTCCCCAGATGGAATGTATGCTTTCTGTGGACAGTACCTGAATACTGCATCTATATTCCATTTAGGTAGTGGAGACAAGCTCGCCACTGTGACCTCTGAATTTTCTGGTGGTTTTGTCAAGTTTCTTCTTGTCCTTGATACAGCTCAAGAAATGGTGATGGTGGACAATGAAGGCGGTCTTTCCATTTGGAACACTGAGGAAATCGCCAATCCCCAACTAACAGATGATTTTGATTGCAAGAGAGGTGATAGCGAATTTGTCAGTATTGAACTTGCTGAGGACCAAAGTGCAATTTTAATATGTAAGTCACTCAGCATAGAGCTTCTTCACACAGGCATATGGAAAGTAGCCGAAAAGTTTAGAGCTAAACACAATGAACGCTTTGTTTCGGCTGTGTTGTCCAAAAATGGTGACTGTATTGTTGCTTCTATTGAAAATacctctgccatttttgtttggaGGAGAGACACGGGACAGTGTATGGCGAGCTTACAAGAAATCTCAGGAAACATTGTCAAACTGATTAAATCAAATCACCATAACATGCTGCTGTCCTTATCTACCAGTGGTGTCCTTTCTATCTGGGATATAGATATTATAACTGCTATGTCCAACATTGACAAAACTGGCAAGCCAATTCAAAGACTGGTATTGCCTGCAAAAGGTGAAGTGATTTACACACTCGATGGGACTGAAGCTATACATAAATGGAACTTTGGCACTGGATTCATTGAAGCTGTATTTAAACATGAAAGCCTTGTTGAAAACTGTGTGCTGACTTCCAATGGAAAATTGATGATCACATCTGATGATAAATGCAGCCAGTATGTATGGCAAACTGGATCTGGTGAAAATCTCTTCCGTATTAATGGTCAAAGGATATGCCAGCTGTTGATCACACACAATGATCAGTTTGTTGTTTCCCTCTGTGAGCAAAATGCATCAAGAGTTTGGAGACTGGCTACAGGCCACAGAGTTTGCAATATTCTTGTTGCCTTACAGAATGCATTTATAACTACGGCTAACACATTTGTAGTTGGAATGACAAAAAATAAGGTGTTGGCGGTAAGTCTCTGGACAGGGAGTATAACCAAGAAATTCTGTTGCGATGATGGTATTACCATTGTTGATATTAAACTGATTCCAGATTGCCCTGATATTGTAGTCTTTATAACATCGACAGAAACTGTGAACATCTGGAGTCTTACCGAGGAAGTCATTTGCAGACGTGTACAACTACCTAACACTTTCTTAAAGACTTTAGAGGATTTTGAAATTTCACCCAATGGAAAACTAGGGATTATATCCCGGGGTGATGAGAATATCAATATCCTTGACCTTCACAGTGGCAAGCTTCGTGTTGTCCATGCTTCTGGCGTTATCTGGCGACAGAGGTTGTCTCAGGACGGCCGCTATCTTGTATACATTTGTTTTCGCACTGGTGAAgaggatgatgataatggtgcGGTCTCTATCTTAATTGTAATGAGATTGGCAGATGGCAAAAACATTGGTGCTTGTTCCCTTTACAAAACACCAACTTCCCTTGCTCTTTCCCAGAGGCATTTGAATATTATTGTAGGCTTTGAAGATGGAAGCATAGGTACTTACACGGTTGTGGATCGAGTGGATGCAGCACTGAAAATTAAAATTGCTACTTCAAATAGCCGGCAAATTTTCAACAATGCAACACAAGTAATTAGACCGAAGTGTCACAATTATAGTTTCAAGGTGACAGCAGACTGTATATGGAGAGAGTCTACAGAAGTGTTTGCAAGAGATAGTCCCATCACAGTGACAGACCCAGAGGCAAGTGAAGCAACCCCAACCAAAAAACACAACTACTGCTATGACAAAGTCTGTTCTGCTATAGATTGCAGAGGGCATGGGTTCACTGCTGACAATTGA